One segment of Paraburkholderia bonniea DNA contains the following:
- a CDS encoding BPSS1780 family membrane protein, giving the protein MQLIEVPAKTGLLWLRQGIWLLRKNPLALLTLFLTYLLAMTLVSSFIPVVGKVLPTLFIPGIAVGFMAACRNTIAAQPVYPTLLADGFRTYGSAVAKRLLLLGVVYAVAIALVLLFSSLFDDGLLLQALVNNQPLPDDPAVLASSGVPLAVIAALALYLPVMMLFWFAPVLTAWHDVPPVKAMFFSFICCWRNRGAFIVYGGLWISAVILLSFGLSLMLQTLDLGNFAYPVLMAISILITTALYCSFYATYRGCFAVPSPGQPDLPSTP; this is encoded by the coding sequence ATGCAACTAATCGAAGTCCCCGCTAAAACCGGCTTGCTCTGGCTGCGCCAGGGAATCTGGCTCTTGCGCAAGAATCCTCTGGCGCTGCTGACGCTCTTTCTCACGTACCTGCTGGCGATGACACTCGTGTCGTCGTTTATTCCGGTCGTGGGCAAAGTGCTGCCGACGCTGTTTATTCCAGGCATCGCCGTGGGCTTCATGGCGGCCTGCCGCAACACCATTGCGGCGCAGCCGGTGTACCCGACATTGCTGGCCGACGGCTTTCGCACCTATGGCTCTGCGGTGGCCAAGCGGTTATTGCTGCTGGGCGTGGTGTACGCCGTGGCGATTGCGCTGGTACTGCTGTTCTCTTCGCTGTTCGACGATGGCTTGCTGTTGCAGGCGCTGGTGAACAACCAGCCATTGCCAGACGATCCTGCCGTGCTAGCCAGCAGTGGCGTGCCGCTCGCGGTCATCGCGGCCCTCGCGCTGTATCTGCCCGTGATGATGCTGTTCTGGTTCGCCCCGGTGCTCACCGCGTGGCACGACGTGCCGCCAGTCAAGGCGATGTTCTTCAGCTTCATTTGCTGCTGGCGCAATCGCGGCGCGTTTATCGTCTATGGCGGGTTATGGATCAGCGCGGTCATCCTGCTGTCGTTCGGTTTATCGCTGATGCTGCAAACGCTCGATCTGGGCAACTTCGCCTATCCGGTGCTCATGGCCATTTCGATCCTGATTACGACGGCACTGTATTGCTCGTTCTATGCCACTTACCGGGGTTGCTTCGCAGTGCCCTCCCCTGGTCAGCCTGATCTGCCCAGCACGCCATGA
- a CDS encoding TIGR00730 family Rossman fold protein — translation MNKRKVIPSLRSLADQDRATAKKARASWQMFTIMAEFIEATEYLSEIRPAVSIYGSARLKPESPYYVLAMQIARKLSDAGFAVISGGGPGIMEAANKGAHAGKAPSVGLNIELPHEQSGNQWQDISLRFRHFFTRKVTFVKNSDAVIVMPGGFGTLDELAEVLTLIQTKKSRHVPIILVGSEFWKGLLGWFTDSLTPMGLINPADINLMQVIDDPDQVLEAVLAFYEDRDDGAEGTADDEVRVHRPDDDRMFYL, via the coding sequence ATGAACAAGAGAAAAGTGATTCCGAGTCTGCGATCGCTCGCAGATCAAGATCGCGCGACAGCCAAAAAGGCCCGCGCGTCGTGGCAAATGTTCACGATTATGGCAGAGTTTATAGAGGCGACCGAGTACCTTTCGGAGATCCGCCCAGCTGTCAGCATCTATGGTTCGGCGCGTCTGAAACCCGAATCTCCTTACTATGTTCTAGCCATGCAAATTGCCCGCAAGCTATCCGATGCGGGCTTTGCTGTGATCTCCGGCGGTGGCCCTGGCATCATGGAAGCGGCCAACAAAGGCGCGCATGCAGGCAAGGCACCTTCAGTCGGTCTCAACATCGAGTTGCCGCACGAGCAGTCGGGCAACCAGTGGCAAGACATCTCATTGCGCTTTCGCCATTTCTTTACGCGCAAGGTCACGTTCGTGAAAAACTCGGATGCGGTCATCGTGATGCCAGGTGGCTTTGGCACGCTCGACGAACTCGCCGAAGTCCTCACGCTGATCCAAACCAAGAAGTCACGTCATGTGCCAATCATTCTGGTCGGCAGTGAGTTCTGGAAAGGGTTGCTGGGATGGTTCACCGACTCCTTAACGCCGATGGGCCTCATTAATCCGGCAGACATCAACTTGATGCAGGTGATTGACGATCCCGACCAGGTGCTGGAAGCGGTGCTGGCGTTTTATGAAGACCGTGACGATGGCGCTGAAGGAACTGCTGACGATGAAGTGCGGGTGCATCGCCCCGACGACGACCGCATGTTTTATCTGTAG
- a CDS encoding AMP nucleosidase, which produces MKHTTRPRTAQTPPNPFPTEAFADAADAVARLAEIYHTNTAFLRDAFARYRLGEPFERRVRACYPFVRIRTEVNTHIDSRRSYGFVAGPGVFETTVTRLELFAGYYGEQLRLLAKNHHVMIEVGVSAQPIPVHFAFAEGIHLEGDLDRERLLAMRDVFDTPDLALLDDRIVNGTYVPDADEPQPLALFTAARVDFSLHRLRHYTATSPAHFQNYVLYTNYQFYIDEFVALGRTMMAASDDPETRAYRSEYTSFVEPGDVVTGNANLGDTAVQGVAPPRLPQMPAYHLKRADGSGITMVNIGVGPSNAKTITDHIAVLRPHAWIMLGHCAGLRNTQRLGDYVLAHGYVREDHVLDDDLPLWVPIPALAEIQVALERAVAQVTQLDGVELKHVMRTGTVASVDNRNWELRDHREPVQRLSQSRAIALDMESATIAANGFRFRVPYGTLLCVSDKPLHGELKLPGMADQFYRAQVDQHLQIGVKAMEILRTNGLHRLHSRKLRSFAEVAFQ; this is translated from the coding sequence ATGAAGCACACGACCCGTCCGCGCACTGCGCAAACCCCACCTAACCCCTTTCCCACCGAAGCGTTTGCCGATGCCGCCGATGCGGTGGCGCGCCTCGCCGAGATCTACCACACCAACACGGCGTTTCTGCGCGACGCGTTTGCCCGCTACCGCCTGGGTGAGCCATTCGAGCGCCGTGTGCGCGCCTGCTATCCGTTTGTGCGGATTCGCACGGAAGTGAACACCCATATTGATTCGCGCCGCTCTTATGGTTTTGTCGCGGGCCCGGGTGTGTTTGAAACCACCGTGACCCGGCTTGAACTGTTCGCGGGCTATTACGGCGAGCAACTCCGGCTGCTGGCGAAAAACCATCACGTGATGATCGAAGTAGGTGTTTCGGCGCAGCCGATCCCGGTGCATTTTGCTTTTGCTGAAGGCATTCACCTGGAGGGTGATCTAGACCGCGAGCGCCTGCTGGCGATGCGCGACGTCTTCGATACCCCGGATCTGGCGCTGCTGGACGACCGCATTGTCAACGGCACCTACGTGCCGGACGCCGATGAGCCGCAGCCGCTGGCGCTGTTTACCGCCGCGCGGGTCGATTTTTCGCTGCACCGCTTGCGTCATTACACGGCAACCTCCCCGGCGCATTTCCAGAACTACGTGCTGTACACGAACTACCAGTTTTATATCGACGAATTCGTCGCGCTGGGCCGCACGATGATGGCGGCGAGCGATGATCCTGAGACGCGCGCTTATCGCAGCGAATACACCTCGTTTGTCGAACCTGGCGATGTCGTGACCGGCAACGCCAACCTGGGTGACACAGCGGTTCAGGGCGTGGCACCACCGCGCCTGCCGCAGATGCCGGCTTACCACCTGAAGCGGGCCGACGGCAGCGGCATCACGATGGTGAATATTGGCGTGGGGCCGTCGAATGCTAAGACCATCACCGATCACATCGCGGTGCTGCGCCCGCATGCGTGGATCATGCTGGGACACTGCGCGGGCTTGCGCAATACGCAGCGCCTGGGCGATTACGTGCTGGCCCACGGCTATGTGCGTGAAGATCACGTGCTGGACGATGATTTACCGCTGTGGGTGCCGATTCCCGCGCTCGCGGAAATTCAGGTGGCACTTGAGCGTGCGGTCGCGCAGGTGACGCAGCTCGATGGCGTAGAACTCAAGCATGTGATGCGCACAGGCACAGTGGCGAGCGTGGATAACCGCAACTGGGAGTTGCGTGACCACCGTGAGCCGGTGCAGCGGCTGTCGCAAAGCCGGGCGATTGCGCTGGATATGGAAAGCGCGACGATTGCGGCGAATGGCTTTCGTTTTCGCGTGCCTTACGGCACGTTGCTGTGCGTGTCGGACAAACCGCTACACGGCGAACTCAAACTGCCAGGCATGGCCGACCAGTTTTACCGGGCGCAAGTGGATCAGCATTTGCAGATCGGCGTGAAGGCGATGGAGATCTTGCGCACCAATGGCTTGCACCGGCTGCACAGCCGCAAGCTGCGCAGTTTTGCTGAGGTGGCGTTTCAGTAA
- a CDS encoding cryptochrome/photolyase family protein, whose protein sequence is MNLAADLSETPETSGTQPAPLHGTDRALVWFRRDLRSTDQAALYHALRDYQQVWCVFVFDTAILQPLLNAAHEEHPGEMPQDRRVEFILTALTELDQALRANGGGLLVRHGDPVTLIPALSAELDVAAVLSNRDYEPAAIARDAAVAAQLHTAGRQWRSFKDQVIFEHDEVLTGAGKPFSIFMPYRRSWMKHLTPAHLEPYPVESHWDSLAALPAALDQPWPTLAQLGFGPAPTQPVPGGMSGAQQLLDDFMTRIDLYAKQRDFPWVKGPSYLSVHLRFGTISIRTLARAAHADVLLPHGPGSSTWLSELIWRDFFFMILATHPRLADGESFNPKFASLGWETGPQAQAHWLAWRDGRTGYPLIDAAMQQLNQTGYMHNRLRMLAASFLVKDLGLDWRWGERYFATRLNDFDFAANNGGWQWAASTGCDAQPWFRMFNPVRQSETFDPHGRFIKRYLPQLAGIPPKWIHAPWLAPAEVLNEAGVVLGENYPRPVVDHAQARLLTLARFGV, encoded by the coding sequence ATGAACCTCGCCGCCGATCTCAGCGAGACACCCGAAACATCTGGCACGCAGCCGGCTCCGCTGCACGGCACTGATCGCGCGCTGGTGTGGTTTCGCCGTGATCTGCGCAGCACCGATCAAGCCGCGCTCTATCACGCGTTACGCGACTATCAGCAGGTCTGGTGTGTGTTCGTGTTCGACACCGCCATCCTGCAGCCACTGCTCAATGCCGCGCACGAAGAACACCCCGGCGAGATGCCGCAAGACCGGCGCGTCGAATTCATCCTCACTGCGCTCACTGAACTGGACCAGGCGCTACGCGCCAATGGCGGCGGCCTGCTGGTGCGGCACGGCGATCCGGTCACGTTGATTCCCGCGCTAAGCGCCGAACTGGACGTCGCCGCTGTATTGAGCAACCGCGATTACGAGCCTGCGGCCATCGCGCGCGATGCGGCAGTCGCGGCCCAGTTGCACACGGCGGGACGCCAGTGGCGCAGCTTCAAAGACCAGGTGATCTTCGAGCACGATGAAGTGTTGACCGGCGCAGGCAAACCGTTCTCGATCTTCATGCCATACCGCCGTAGCTGGATGAAGCATCTGACGCCCGCCCATCTCGAGCCGTATCCCGTCGAATCGCACTGGGATAGTCTCGCCGCCCTGCCCGCCGCGCTTGACCAGCCGTGGCCCACGCTCGCACAACTGGGCTTTGGCCCAGCGCCCACGCAGCCCGTGCCAGGCGGCATGAGCGGCGCACAGCAGTTGCTCGACGATTTCATGACGCGGATCGACCTGTACGCCAAGCAGCGCGACTTTCCATGGGTGAAAGGCCCGAGCTATCTGTCGGTGCATTTACGCTTTGGCACGATTTCGATTCGCACTCTGGCGCGGGCTGCTCATGCCGATGTGTTGCTGCCGCATGGCCCGGGCAGCTCGACATGGCTCTCCGAGCTGATCTGGCGTGATTTTTTCTTCATGATTCTGGCCACGCACCCCCGCCTGGCTGACGGTGAGTCATTCAATCCGAAGTTCGCCTCGCTTGGCTGGGAAACCGGGCCGCAAGCGCAAGCGCACTGGCTGGCCTGGCGTGATGGCCGCACCGGTTATCCGTTGATCGACGCGGCCATGCAGCAACTCAACCAGACCGGTTATATGCATAACCGGCTGCGCATGCTGGCCGCAAGTTTTCTGGTCAAGGATCTGGGGTTGGACTGGCGCTGGGGTGAGCGTTATTTCGCTACGCGTCTGAACGACTTTGATTTCGCGGCGAACAATGGCGGCTGGCAGTGGGCGGCTTCGACCGGTTGTGACGCGCAGCCGTGGTTCCGGATGTTTAATCCGGTGCGTCAATCGGAAACCTTCGATCCGCATGGACGTTTTATCAAACGGTATTTGCCGCAACTGGCAGGAATACCGCCGAAGTGGATTCACGCGCCGTGGCTAGCGCCCGCTGAAGTGCTCAACGAGGCAGGCGTGGTGCTCGGGGAGAATTACCCGCGGCCCGTGGTCGATCACGCCCAGGCGCGCTTGTTGACGCTGGCGCGGTTTGGCGTGTGA
- a CDS encoding GlcG/HbpS family heme-binding protein has translation MRMPLSSFCRPTPTSLAAASLLALALMASPSAHAQSLLLKQSSISLDGANRLIKAAMAECQAKGRNIVVSVLDRGGNLVAMQRADNVGPHNTEASRRKAFTALSTKSDTLQFATSARNNPDASNLTSMPELLLLGGGIPLKAHQEVVGAIGVAGGGGAAQDRACALAALAAVPELDPND, from the coding sequence ATGCGTATGCCGTTGTCCAGTTTCTGCCGTCCCACCCCCACGAGCCTTGCCGCAGCATCATTGCTGGCGCTAGCGCTAATGGCCTCTCCCTCTGCCCATGCGCAGAGCCTGCTGCTGAAACAAAGCAGCATTTCGCTAGACGGAGCTAATCGCCTGATTAAAGCTGCCATGGCGGAGTGCCAGGCTAAAGGACGCAATATTGTTGTTTCGGTTCTCGATCGAGGCGGCAATCTGGTTGCCATGCAGCGCGCCGATAACGTGGGTCCGCACAACACCGAAGCCAGCCGCCGTAAAGCGTTCACTGCGCTGTCCACCAAAAGTGACACGCTGCAGTTTGCAACCAGCGCTCGCAACAACCCCGATGCCAGCAACTTGACCAGCATGCCGGAGCTGCTCTTGCTGGGCGGTGGCATTCCGCTGAAAGCCCATCAGGAAGTGGTCGGTGCCATTGGCGTAGCGGGCGGTGGTGGCGCGGCGCAAGACCGCGCATGCGCGCTTGCCGCGCTGGCGGCCGTGCCTGAACTTGACCCGAACGACTGA
- a CDS encoding extracellular catalytic domain type 1 short-chain-length polyhydroxyalkanoate depolymerase: protein MARSLTKLWTSGLQRLVEIQTRQWHTATQQPPPAATKAAKRTAGPPAQPTPRQNKNSSGPIRDVTHPATEARESRVRPRAAAWANGEWTRSFHSAPPAPGRLVNHLAYGLYIPAGRALAQMPLVVMLHGCKQSIEAFAEGTRMNLLADRFGFAVVYPEQSKHAHPHRCWHWYDTGDHAGENEARAVVSLVDALLVEHEFDGERVYIAGLSAGAGLATQLALRYPWRFAAVALHSGPAFGEARSAIAAMDVMRRGVRHDPVALVEQALDVAAYPGMPALVLQGTDDRVVAAVNATQLTAALAHLNRFTALDPVYESTADGVIRRDYVRDGRAVVQLCEVPGLGHAWSGGDDTVPFHSAIGPDASVLLWEFFSQQRRRAARASTTPATPGVRPGDFW, encoded by the coding sequence ATGGCCAGAAGCCTGACGAAGCTATGGACCAGCGGTTTGCAACGCCTGGTCGAGATCCAGACCCGACAGTGGCACACTGCCACCCAGCAGCCTCCTCCCGCCGCCACCAAGGCGGCGAAGCGCACAGCTGGGCCACCGGCCCAGCCCACTCCACGTCAAAACAAAAATTCGAGCGGCCCCATACGCGATGTCACGCATCCCGCTACCGAAGCCCGCGAATCGCGGGTCCGGCCTCGAGCCGCTGCCTGGGCGAACGGGGAGTGGACCCGCTCATTTCATTCGGCCCCACCTGCCCCGGGGCGGCTGGTGAATCATCTGGCATACGGCTTGTATATCCCGGCGGGCCGGGCGCTGGCCCAGATGCCGCTGGTCGTGATGCTGCATGGCTGCAAGCAGTCCATCGAAGCGTTCGCTGAAGGTACCCGGATGAATCTGCTGGCGGACCGCTTTGGCTTCGCGGTGGTGTATCCCGAGCAATCGAAACATGCCCACCCCCATCGTTGCTGGCACTGGTACGACACCGGCGATCACGCGGGTGAGAACGAAGCGCGAGCGGTGGTGTCGCTGGTGGATGCACTGCTTGTCGAACATGAATTCGATGGTGAACGCGTGTATATAGCAGGCTTGTCCGCCGGGGCCGGGCTGGCCACCCAGTTAGCGTTGCGCTATCCGTGGCGCTTTGCGGCGGTGGCATTGCATTCCGGGCCGGCGTTTGGCGAGGCGCGTTCCGCTATCGCCGCGATGGACGTGATGCGCCGTGGCGTGCGGCACGACCCTGTCGCGCTGGTCGAGCAAGCGCTCGATGTCGCGGCCTATCCTGGTATGCCAGCGCTGGTGCTTCAGGGCACGGATGATCGCGTGGTGGCGGCGGTGAACGCGACGCAACTGACGGCGGCGCTGGCTCATTTAAACCGCTTTACCGCGCTAGACCCGGTGTATGAAAGCACGGCAGACGGGGTAATCCGGCGCGATTACGTGCGGGATGGACGCGCGGTGGTGCAGCTCTGCGAGGTGCCGGGTCTTGGGCATGCATGGAGCGGCGGTGACGACACGGTGCCATTCCATTCGGCTATCGGCCCCGATGCGAGCGTGCTGTTATGGGAATTCTTTAGCCAGCAACGGCGTCGCGCGGCCCGTGCGAGCACAACGCCGGCCACGCCTGGCGTACGCCCCGGGGACTTTTGGTGA
- the uraH gene encoding hydroxyisourate hydrolase, producing the protein MKSLKQLTAALALAGLSTVAMAVGNPLSVHILSLQTGTPVSGVTVTLEQKEGDKWQELNHAETNAQGRVTELFPADKTFKTGDYRVVFKTGAYYQSIKQDTFFPEIPVPFRVQNAGQHYHIPLLLSPYGYSTYRGN; encoded by the coding sequence ATGAAATCATTGAAACAACTCACTGCTGCACTGGCGCTTGCGGGCCTGTCGACGGTTGCCATGGCGGTGGGTAATCCGCTGAGCGTGCATATTCTCAGCTTGCAGACGGGTACACCGGTTAGCGGCGTGACGGTCACGCTGGAACAAAAAGAAGGCGATAAATGGCAAGAGCTGAATCACGCCGAGACCAATGCGCAAGGCCGTGTCACGGAGCTGTTCCCGGCGGACAAGACCTTTAAAACGGGCGATTACCGTGTTGTGTTCAAGACCGGCGCTTATTACCAGAGCATCAAGCAAGACACGTTTTTCCCTGAAATACCGGTGCCGTTCCGCGTCCAGAATGCCGGGCAGCACTATCACATCCCGCTGCTGCTAAGCCCTTACGGTTACTCCACCTATCGTGGCAACTAA
- the polA gene encoding DNA polymerase I, which produces MPEDKNLKGKTLLLVDGSSYLYRAYHAMPDLRGPDGGPTGALYGIINMLRRMRKEVSAEYSVCVFDAKGKTFRDDWYPDYKANRPSMPVDLAQQIEPIHQAVLALGWPMLVVEGVEADDVIGTLGRQAEQQGMKVLISTGDKDLTQLVTEQVTLINTMTNETLDRDGVIARFGVPPERIVDYLALIGDTVDNVPGVEKCGPKTALKWLTQYDSLDGVIAHADEIKGAVGDNLRRALDFLPLARKLVTIDTDCDLTAQVATIAESLATRPEAHEALRDIFKQHGFKTWLREVDAATVSASPGASVAPPPATDLPLQYDTVQDWAQFDAWLSKIEAAELTAFDTETTSLDPMVAQLVGLSLSVEPGQAAYIPLAHRGPDAPVQLPRDEVLAKLKPWLESPQHKKVGQHLKYDEQVLANYRIQLNGIEHDTLLQSYVLESHRTHDMDSLALRHLGLKTIKYEEVAGKGAQQIGFDEVALEQAAAYAAEDADITLRLHQALYPQLAAEPGLLHIYRDIELPTARVLCKMERTGVLIDSEKLRRQSSEIAARLIELERDAYVLAGGEFNLGSPKQIGQIFFDKLQLPVVKKTPSGAPSTDEEVLQKLAEDYPLPKLLLEHRGLSKLKSTYTDKLPRMINAQTGRVHTNYAQAVAVTGRLASNEPNLQNIPVRTAEGRRIREAFIAPPGHQLVSADYSQIELRIMAHLSGDESLLQAFAQGEDIHRATAGEIFDVTPAAVSADQRRVAKVINFGLIYGMSSFGLAANLGITREAAKLYIDRYFMRYPGVARYMDDTRAKAKQHGYVETVFGRRLWLPEINGGNGPRRQAAERAAINAPMQGTAADLIKLSMVAVQGWLEQAGVGTRMIMQVHDELVLEVPDSELAEVRQRLPELMCGVASLKVPLVAEVGAGANWEEAH; this is translated from the coding sequence ATGCCTGAAGATAAAAACTTGAAAGGTAAGACCCTGCTATTGGTCGACGGTTCGAGTTATCTGTACCGGGCCTACCATGCGATGCCTGATTTGCGTGGCCCTGATGGCGGGCCAACAGGTGCGCTGTACGGGATCATCAACATGCTGCGGCGCATGCGCAAGGAAGTAAGCGCAGAGTATAGCGTGTGCGTCTTCGATGCCAAGGGCAAAACCTTCCGCGACGACTGGTACCCCGATTACAAAGCTAACCGTCCTTCAATGCCTGTTGATCTGGCGCAGCAAATCGAGCCGATTCACCAAGCGGTGCTGGCGTTAGGCTGGCCGATGCTGGTGGTCGAAGGGGTGGAGGCGGATGATGTAATCGGCACGCTCGGCCGTCAGGCCGAACAGCAGGGCATGAAAGTGCTGATTTCCACCGGTGACAAAGACCTCACGCAGCTCGTGACGGAGCAAGTCACGCTGATCAACACGATGACAAACGAGACGCTTGACCGCGATGGCGTGATCGCCAGGTTTGGCGTGCCGCCAGAGCGCATCGTTGATTATCTGGCGCTGATTGGCGATACCGTTGATAACGTGCCTGGGGTCGAGAAATGCGGCCCGAAAACCGCGCTTAAATGGCTCACGCAATACGATTCGCTTGATGGCGTGATCGCTCATGCCGATGAGATCAAAGGTGCAGTGGGTGACAATTTGCGGCGTGCGCTCGATTTTCTGCCGCTGGCGCGCAAGCTGGTCACGATTGATACGGACTGCGATCTCACAGCGCAAGTAGCAACGATTGCCGAGTCGCTTGCCACGCGTCCGGAAGCGCACGAGGCGTTGCGCGATATCTTTAAACAGCATGGTTTCAAAACCTGGCTGCGCGAAGTCGATGCAGCAACGGTTTCCGCCAGCCCGGGCGCGAGCGTCGCGCCACCGCCCGCCACCGATCTGCCGTTGCAGTACGACACCGTGCAGGACTGGGCACAGTTCGATGCCTGGCTGAGCAAGATCGAGGCCGCCGAACTCACCGCATTCGATACCGAAACCACCTCGCTCGATCCGATGGTGGCGCAACTGGTTGGCCTGTCGCTCTCGGTTGAGCCCGGTCAAGCGGCATATATCCCGCTGGCGCATCGCGGGCCGGATGCGCCAGTGCAGTTGCCCCGTGATGAGGTGCTGGCGAAACTCAAGCCCTGGCTCGAAAGCCCTCAGCATAAAAAAGTGGGCCAGCATCTGAAATACGATGAACAGGTTCTTGCCAATTACCGTATTCAGTTAAATGGCATTGAGCACGACACGCTGCTGCAGTCTTACGTGCTCGAATCACATCGCACGCATGACATGGACAGCCTGGCGCTACGTCATCTCGGCCTGAAGACGATCAAGTACGAAGAGGTAGCGGGCAAAGGCGCACAGCAAATTGGTTTTGACGAAGTGGCGCTGGAGCAGGCCGCGGCCTACGCTGCTGAAGACGCAGACATCACGTTGCGCTTGCATCAGGCGCTCTATCCGCAGCTAGCCGCTGAACCGGGTTTGCTGCATATCTACCGCGATATTGAACTCCCCACCGCGCGCGTGCTGTGCAAGATGGAACGCACGGGGGTGTTGATCGACAGCGAAAAGCTGCGGCGTCAAAGCAGCGAGATCGCCGCACGCCTGATCGAGCTGGAGCGCGATGCCTATGTGCTGGCCGGTGGTGAGTTCAACCTCGGTTCACCTAAACAGATTGGCCAGATTTTCTTCGACAAGCTGCAGTTGCCGGTGGTCAAGAAAACCCCGAGCGGCGCGCCTTCCACGGATGAGGAAGTGCTGCAAAAGCTCGCGGAAGATTACCCGTTGCCCAAGCTGCTGCTGGAGCATCGCGGGCTCTCCAAGCTGAAATCCACCTATACCGACAAGCTGCCGCGCATGATCAACGCGCAGACTGGCCGGGTGCATACGAACTATGCGCAGGCGGTGGCCGTGACCGGGCGGTTGGCATCAAATGAGCCTAATTTGCAGAACATCCCGGTGCGCACCGCTGAAGGGCGGCGTATTCGTGAGGCATTTATTGCACCGCCTGGCCATCAACTGGTGTCGGCCGATTATTCACAAATCGAGCTGCGCATCATGGCGCATCTGTCGGGTGACGAATCGCTTTTGCAGGCGTTCGCACAAGGCGAGGATATCCACCGCGCGACCGCTGGCGAAATCTTTGACGTGACGCCTGCCGCGGTTTCCGCTGACCAGCGGCGCGTGGCCAAAGTCATTAACTTTGGCCTGATTTACGGCATGAGCTCGTTCGGTTTGGCGGCCAATCTGGGCATTACCCGGGAAGCCGCCAAGCTGTATATCGACCGCTATTTCATGCGCTATCCGGGGGTCGCGCGCTATATGGACGACACCCGCGCCAAGGCAAAGCAGCACGGCTATGTCGAAACCGTCTTTGGCCGCCGCCTCTGGCTGCCCGAGATCAACGGTGGCAATGGGCCCCGGCGTCAGGCGGCTGAGCGCGCGGCTATCAATGCGCCGATGCAAGGCACCGCAGCGGATCTGATCAAGCTGTCGATGGTGGCCGTGCAGGGGTGGCTTGAGCAAGCCGGTGTTGGCACGCGAATGATTATGCAAGTCCACGATGAACTGGTGCTTGAGGTGCCTGACAGCGAGCTGGCCGAAGTGCGTCAGCGGCTGCCCGAATTAATGTGCGGCGTGGCCAGCCTGAAAGTGCCTCTGGTGGCCGAAGTGGGTGCCGGTGCGAACTGGGAAGAAGCGCACTGA
- a CDS encoding homoserine kinase yields the protein MAVFTAVSPADLAQWLKHYSLGEVIEFRGISSGIENSNFFLTTTQGEYVLTIFEKLTAAQLPFYLDLMRHLAAHQVPVPDPVPRDDGALFGPLHGKPAAIVSKLDGAPQMAPAEAHCIEVGQMLARMHLAGRDFTAYQPNLRSLPWWRDTVPALLPHLDDAQRTLLSNELAYQQAFFASTAYAELPAGPCHCDLFRDNVLFTAAPSGQASGVRLGGFFDFYFAGCDKWLFDVAVTVNDWCVDLATGQLDPQRSAALLRAYQTVRPFTPAETRHWGDMLRAGAYRFWVSRLYDFYLPRSAELLQPHDPGHFERILRERLSGAELPGIPTLCN from the coding sequence ATGGCTGTCTTCACTGCTGTCTCTCCCGCTGATCTCGCTCAATGGCTCAAGCACTACTCGCTTGGCGAAGTCATTGAATTTCGCGGTATTTCGTCCGGTATCGAAAATAGCAATTTCTTTCTGACGACGACCCAGGGCGAGTACGTCCTGACGATCTTCGAAAAACTGACTGCGGCGCAGTTGCCGTTTTATCTGGATCTGATGCGCCATCTCGCCGCGCACCAGGTGCCGGTGCCGGACCCCGTGCCACGTGACGATGGCGCACTGTTTGGCCCGTTGCACGGCAAGCCTGCGGCCATCGTGAGCAAGCTTGACGGTGCGCCGCAAATGGCACCTGCGGAGGCGCACTGCATTGAAGTCGGCCAGATGCTGGCGCGCATGCATCTGGCAGGACGCGATTTCACCGCGTATCAGCCCAACTTGCGCAGCCTGCCGTGGTGGCGCGATACCGTGCCAGCCCTGCTGCCCCATCTGGACGATGCGCAACGCACGCTGCTCAGCAACGAGCTGGCATACCAGCAGGCGTTCTTTGCCTCGACGGCTTACGCCGAATTGCCTGCGGGCCCTTGCCACTGCGATCTGTTCCGGGACAACGTGTTGTTTACCGCCGCTCCGTCCGGGCAGGCCAGTGGCGTCCGCCTTGGCGGCTTCTTCGATTTTTATTTCGCCGGCTGCGACAAATGGCTGTTCGATGTCGCGGTCACCGTCAACGACTGGTGCGTCGATCTCGCCACCGGCCAGCTTGACCCGCAACGCAGCGCGGCACTGCTGCGCGCGTACCAGACCGTGCGGCCCTTCACCCCCGCTGAAACCCGTCACTGGGGCGATATGCTGCGCGCCGGGGCGTACCGTTTCTGGGTGTCACGGCTCTACGATTTTTATTTGCCACGCAGCGCTGAACTGCTGCAACCGCACGACCCCGGCCATTTCGAGCGCATCCTGCGCGAGCGTCTGTCTGGCGCTGAACTCCCTGGCATCCCGACCCTATGCAACTAA